From the genome of Trichosurus vulpecula isolate mTriVul1 chromosome 6, mTriVul1.pri, whole genome shotgun sequence:
tgtgtgtgtattcccttcaactaccttaatactgaagtctcatgaattatgcacatcatcattccatgtaggaatgtaaacaaaaaagttcaactttagtacgtctcttatgatttcccttttttgtttagcttttcatgcttctcttgattcttgtgtctgacagtcaaattttccactcagctctggtcttttcacttagaaagcttgaaagtcctttattttctgAAAATCCAGTTCTTGTCTTGGTTTTGGTACATGGTATTTTTTCCTACCTTCGACCTCCCACCGCCCATACAGAGGGCAAAGCGTTTGCTCTATTTTATACCACCATTGCTCCAATGTTTATCCCCATAATCTGTACTTTGAGAAATACTGAGATGAAAACATGCCATGAAAAAAGTGTTGTGTCAAaagatttgggggaaaggaaaTCTAAATGAGTTGCACTAATTTATCTCTTGTGATATTTCATGGAATGAAATATTCAAATGTAATTTTAGGATTGATTGCTTCTAGGAAAGGCCTGACTTAGGCAAGTGTCAATATCAGAGTTCAGACAGAGTGATAGGCATGACTATagtgataaaaaaaacaaatacattatCTAGTGAAGGAAGTTAATTGTAAATGTAAAGTTTTTAGTCTGTCCATATCTTTTCCTCTCTCAAGTCTTacgtttttaaaatgtttattacatCAGAATTTTCTTGCTCATAATATAAGGTTTAGTAGATCACCTTCTATAAGATACATAATTTTACTTACATTAAAAGTAAATATGCCCAAAGAGCCaaaggaatgttcataccctttgacccagcaataccacttctagggttgtatcccaaagaaatcacacaagagggaaagggacccatgcgtacaaggatatttatagcagttctctttgtggtacccaagaattggaagtcaaagggatgcccatcaattagggaatggctgaacaagctgtggtatatgaaggtaatggaatactattatgccataagaaatggggatgatacggacttcgtaacaacctggaaaaacctacatgacataatgctgagtgagcggagcagagccaggagaacattgtacataaccacagatatatggattccatgaggaccaaccctgacagacttcactcttctcagcaacgcagggtacaaggacaactccaggggactcacgatggagaatgctatcttcatccagagaaagaactgtgaagtttgaatgcagattgaggcacactacatgcttgccttttttcttcccttttgtttttgttcttgggtttttttttttttttggttctgtctcttctttctcatgactcattccattggtcattattattctccacaacttgactagtgtataaattaattcaatgcaaagttatacatggtagttatatgagcttccatgccgtcttagggagggaggggggagggaggggagaaaatctggaactcaaaattatgtagaaccatgtgtggtaaactaaaaataaaaaaaattttaaaaaaaagtaaatatgaaattaggaatacacatatatgtaatatatttgcacacatttaaatatttgtatacatatattatcatttatgcatatgtgtttatgtgtggtCTCCTAATTGATTCTTTATATCTTTTCCAATTGACTTCCTGTCTGTGTTTCACATACCCAGAGACTCAAAGAAAGTAAAAGttaatttttcccaatttgtTCGGGTAGGTGAGTATGTAGCTTAATAGGTTTCAAAATTTACCACGTACTCTTTACTCCAGCCTCTTCTTTATTGGGAGTCATTCTATATATTTatagctatctatatctatatccatagaCAGATAAAGTTATAGATATATATCAGTGGTCAAATAGTCTGATGACGCTTTCCTTTGTACCTTTCTTAGACTGGTCTGTAAACTCTTAATATTCTAGATTGAATCtggaatttgattttaaaatagtgGCCAGGTAGAAATGTCTTGTTGCTCTCTGGAGATTAATGGGAAATTGTCAGTGGAAGAAAGCTGTCTTTCTGAATTTATCTGTGCACATATTTAGAGCAGATGAGGGCAGTGAGGTGAAACAGTAGAATAATGGCCtgtagtaaggaagacctgacatgtacttattagccatgtgaccctgagtaaattaTTTtgccctatttgtctcagtttcagaaggaaatgccaaaccattccagtatctttgctaagaaaaacctaagtggggtcacaaaaaaaatgacatgactgagaaatgactaaagaataaagaacagaaaagCTTTCAGAGAGCATAAGTAGCACAAAAGCTTTGAGGGAAGTTTATTTTGACTGACATCGAAACAGcaccaacattaaaaaaaaaaaaaaccttagccaCCTTCCCCAATATCTACATGTATGTCACTTGGTgctgtagaaagaacactgaacttggagccaTGTAACCTGTTTGAATTCAGGCCCTGGTTCTTGGCACCACAATGGttttagcttctctgggcctcatgtaCTGCATGTGGTCAATTagaggcttggactagataatctgaTGAGTAAATTCCTCTTTTAGATCAAGGATTATATTGCAGGGGTTTTTAAACTCTTTTATTTCCATCACCAATTTTTACCAACAGTCTATAAATCCTATGAACTACTCAGAATGTTTTACAaggcattaaataaaatatagaagattttttaaaaatcatattggaataagtatgaaaatattttaaatggcgTCGTAATGTGTTTTTGACAAATTTTGTAATGCATTTATACACAGATAATTAAAAGTTAAGTTTATTTTATTACtcattttaagcatttattatttatattaagtaaaagtaaaaagtttattttttaaaggcatgTCAGTATGAAGGCTGTTGTTGACTATCTAGGAATAGAATGCAAAACTGTGGCATCATCTTTGACCAGGAAACATGAATATCCTTTCAGACATCTAagcagatttgttttaattttcttgataGTCAATTCAGAAATATATGAATTAAAGTGCCATccaagtatgtatatgtgtatatgtttatatatatatatatatatatatatatatatatatatatagagagagagagagagagagagagagagagacagagagagagagacagagacacagagagagacagggacagagagaaaaagagaaacagacagacagaaagacagagagacagagacagagtcaaagCTTTCATAACTTTGATTTAAAAggtgtatattgttttctctcTAAGGAACAACATAATTTCACAAAGCTTCGTAAATCAAACTCCAATTAATGTGTGTTTTTTGCATATTCATTTTGCCCCAAAGATCAatgcattcttttattttttattcaaaatagtttatgcaaaaaaagaaaacagtcgtAAATTTATGAGCCAACTGTAGTGCCATCAAAATTGAGATAATTTTTGCAAGAAATCTGAAGTTTCTTGTAGTTCCTAgaattctctttttaaagaagTAGACAGAAgagtttccttttcctctccaactTTGTAAAATTCTCCCTTTAGAATTTGAAATTTTTCAAGGATTTGGGCACTTGTTTTTCAACCATAATAGCAGGTTAGgacaattgtttattttttcatcagcATTCTTAAGACTGAATTCTGGCCCTTGCATTGAAAGAGGTATCTAATTCATGTAGTTAAAAATAGTTACCAGTCAAGCAAAATGATGATAAaacacttcttttaaaaatggtccaggtgagttttttttttctttcagaaatttTCCCATTAATTTGAACAACTTCAAGTTGTTATCTTAAAAGACCGTGAAGTTCTATGCaactaaatacacacacacatgcatacatacactttTCTTGCAAATCAGTTAAAAATTCAATGATCCCATCATAAGCAGCATCAACTTTAACAGCAGGAAGTTTTTGTGTTAACAAATTATATTATGGAGAGATTTTAAATGGCAAATAAAAGTAGTCGTGTTTTACAAGTTCTCCAAAGTTTTAATAGTTTAAATGGCTTTTTGTTCTCCTACTGACTCATTGTACATCACAGTAGATCAGGAGTCTTCTCCTCTTTAAGACTATGGCAATTGTTACTTGTGTAGTAACACAACTTTCTGTAGCTTCCTggagatattttcatttttacattgtttGTAGTTTTGTCATAAGTATTTTTAATGTACcttatttttcaaagaataatAATACAAAGATACTCCCTGTAATATTGaatcattagactgtaagctcatcAACAGCAGAAgctgccttttgtctcttttgctGTCCCCAGAGTATAGTACAATGTCTGCACATACacaattcttaataaatattgattgattaattgatattaaCTCACATCATTTTGTGCATGCATGCTTTTGCTTTATAACAGTGTACAAatatgaaatctaaaaaaaataagggaCCTCTTTACTCAAAGTATTTCCAGAACTTGTGGTGCCAGTTTCACTGGTCTGCCTATTAATATGaagaagttattttttaaataaaattttgtaaatGAAACACTTTTTATTGTTGATACTTCGCATTTTTGAtacttttggttttcattttcaaaatcaaattatcCAACGTTTTATCTGTCTTTTTCATAAAAAAGCTATGTTTTATTCTCAgttaaatttttatataatttaaattagAGAGATTGCTGTAAAAAGAGATAAATCACACATTATGAAAAAAGTTTCTTTGGTTTAATaaatggcatttaataaatttgcATGGTAATTGGAAGCTAATTGTATATTCAATGATAGATCCATAATTTAGTAACTAATCATGAAATACCAGAATATGCCTAATTCCCAAAGAACTGACTCCCTTAGAACATGAGAACAAATAAGGCAAATTAACCAATAGGTGGAAAGTAGAGTTATATGGCAGTAGTTGATGCCTAAACCCTGTTATATCTATAACATAAAGAAATACATATAGGAATAGAAAAACCACAATGTAATAGTTTATTAATTGATCAAAGTAATAGCTAGCTGGGATACAGAAATTGAATCCTTTTTGTCTGGAATCATTTTTATCTGGAAACACTTTTTCATCTGAGTGCTGGTTCCATTAGAATCCCATGGCCCCCAGAATTCATATTCACTTTCTGACTTCTCTTATAGTGTTTTGGTTATTTACTGGTGTTCcagatttttatttcctttcctgacATACATTCTTTTCACTCCTTTACTACTTATATCTCTCAGGCCCACTCCTGGTCCCcatattttccttttgtattcaCACAATCATGGAAATAATTCTATCTTATCATTTCCACTTAGACTCCACTGATGTCTCATAAACCTACATCATTTTTCCCAGTCTCTCAtctaagtttttccttatgtttccaTGAGTggttttctgaatttcctttattaaaaataaccCACATTTGGAACacactttttcctctctccttaaaCTCTTCACCCTTCTCTATTATTTTTCCCGTTACCACCATGAAGCTCATGAAGACTACTAATTTGAAACATTGGGAAACTTTGGGAGGGGGGGGATTTGTTACACTGCTAAATTCCCAGTAAGAGGGATTTTCTTTGCTTTGTCATTTATTCTCGTTCATTGCCTGAGAAGAGCTGAGCCTGTCTCATCCAAATTATGATAAGGGGAAATTTCAACATCCTCACCTTCTCCACAACCCTTATTTTTATAAGTAATGAATGAGGAGCAACAGTCCCGATGAATGGGGTGAATATTTACTCCTTTAAAGATTAAGCCAATCTTATTAATCTACCACAGGCAGATTCATGGGAATTGACAAAGCTGTCTAAGAAACACTTTTGGGATTCAGTTTCTCTGCACCCAGCTCGTATAAATCTATAGGATTTTGAAATACATAGAAATTGTTGGCTATTCTCACTGCCTTTCATGATGTCTGATATAATCATTGCCCTCGAGACATGAGAATTGCACTCTACCTTATGACCTGTCACCTCACTAAGTTTCTGGAACTTTTGGAACCAAAGTGCCCTCCCTTGGCTACCATTTCCCTATTTATGTTAACACCAATATTAGTATGTAAACTTCTTGAATAAAGGGGCAGACTGGGGATTTTTCATTTACATCTCCATTACAGAGCATATATAGTGAGTACATAGAGTACTCaatatatgtgcttatatatagtaaaaaatcaataaattgtttttcctttagTAATTATTGGTTTCATTTATTATCAACTAAAAAGGCTTAGGCTTTTCCATATAACATTTAGCCCTCACAGTTTGATGAAAAGCACTCAATTCTTCACCAGGATCTAATATGTGGGTATATGGAGGGGTGCTGCCTGAAATTCACATGTTTAAGTtgaataataaagatttttttctggaCCACACCTtctgcatagcatttttcatctctgAATTTCTCAGTGTGTAAATAAGAGGATTCAACATAGGCGCCATCACTgtataaaatatggaaaattccTTGTCACTATTGCCAGCTCTGGGTGGAGGGACATAAGTGGAGATACAGGGCACAAAGAAAAGGAACACAACCATGATGTGGGAGCCACAAGTAGAGAGAGCCTTTCCTCTACCTTCTGATGAACATGTGCGAAGGTTATAAAATATGGCAATATAAGATGATACCAGAACCAAAAAGGTAACCAAGGCTACCATCCCAGTATTTGCAATGACTAAGCTACTAACAATTTTTGTGTCCGTGCAAACCAGTTGCAGGAGAGCTTTCACATCACATATGTAGTGATCAATCTGGTTAGGGCCACAGAAAGGTAAACTAAGAATCGTGAGTAGCTGGGCAATGGAATGCCAAAAGGCCACAACCCAGGCAAGCAGAATAAATAAGTTACATCTTTTTCCGGTTCATGATTATGAGGTAGTGTAATGGTTTACAGATGGCTATGTAGCGATCAAAGGCCATGGACACCAGGATGAAAATCTCAACACCACCTAGTAAATGAATACTGAAGAGTTGAGTCATGCAGCTATTGTaggagatattttttcttttggcaacCAAGTCCCTGATCAGCCTGGGTATGATGGTGGATGTATAACCCAAATCCATAAGAGacaagtgacagagaaaatagtACATAGGTTGTTGAATCAGATAACTATAGGAAATGGTAATGAGGACAATAGAGTTCCCCAAAAGGATTGCAAAATAACATAGCAAGAAGAATATAAAACTTAAAATCTTCATTTCCCTGTTCATGAATAGACCCACAAAAACAAATTCAGTGACATTGGTCTGCATTTTGATGCCTTTGGAGTAGCTGATGAATCTGCGGGGGGAAAAGATCATATGGAATCACACAGAACATCACAATTACCTTTGTATTTAATTGGAAACAAGGttattatgagaaaaaaaactaaTCATAGTATTTTTAGACCAAGAACAACAGCTTTTTTAAATGTAGCCAGCACAGGGATGATTTCTACAAATAATTTATATTCCATTATCTTTTTTCATGATGTAAATCCATTTTATTCTATTCCTTCAAAACTTTAAGATAGCATTCAATGGCATGGATAGTTCAACAGACTGCTAAATAGGGTAGCAATTgagcaaaaatgaatattttccccAGTGCCACTCATTACAAAAGGTTAATCAAAACATAATTGAACTTAATATAGCTATTGGTTAAGGAAAGCACAAGAAATTTATAATGTATGTATTCCATCTTACAAAGTGAATTAGAATGAAATATCAAATCTTGGTTATTGAAAATGTAggttacaaaaataataatatgacTGAAATTACAaaatcccaaaagaaaattcACTAACAATTAAAAGAGTCAAAGAGGTTATTAAAGTCTTTAAAAGTCAGAGTGAAATTTCCCAattaagaacagcaaaaaaggaaACGAAGCACATCAAAACAATAACAGACTAGAAATTAAATgggcaaaagaaaaaattcagaaatacTATAAAAGGATctctaagaatttttaaaagtaagattgCCATTTCTGAAAGGAAATCATGGACTGAGGAATCAATGGGACCATTTGATGACTATTATGGGGCCAGGGTCTGAATAACCTTGGCAAGCTTCTGGGCAACTGGTATTTAGGAGATTGTGTTCAAAATTAAGTTGTGAGAAAGAATTAAAGAGACCAGCATCCTTTTCCCATCCCTCAGTCTATTTATAACTTTTgactctgtttatgcttttccccttgtatttaaaaatttttttctccattttctgatTCTCCTCACCTCTGATCTCCAAAACTTTCATCattccctctctgcctctgttcctctgtctcagtctctctctctctctctctctctctctctctctctctctctctctctctctctcatttcactcttacccttgctcccttctttccttctcaccacAGGACAACATCTAGTGTGACTTTGGAAAGAGAACAGAATACCTCtaaatttcaggttttttttttcaaataccaaAGTGTTAATAATGGCTTCCTGGTCCATCTCCCCTTTTATGAGGGTCACATAAAATAGTCTAAGAGAAAAGGCTTtagtaaatataatataattcacTATTGTAATTTTTATCTCTCTACAGAAACATTATCAACCAATAGCCAAGCATCCACAGAGGTCGTAAAGAATAAACTGGTGCATAAAGGGAATAAATTTGGTCACATTGTCTTAATATTtctaggtttacaaagcactatcCTAGCTTCCTGATGAGGTAATCAGTGTGACTCTAATCATTCCTCAGGTAAAGACCTTTATCCTCCATCCTAGGAATGAAATTTGATAAGTTTCTGGAGAAAGCTGGTACAGCCATCAAGACAAGtgaattttaaaaggagaatgATATTACTAATAATGCAAATCGAAGCTGGTTTATAGAAGGGTGGTTGAATACTAAgtggcttgtgtgtgtgtgtgtgtgtgctcgtgagtgtgtgtatatgtttgtgtgtatacatatgtgtgtatttcctTAGTCTATTTAACTCCTTATCATGTTAGgaatgaaaataagaataaaaaatgagagTCAAGTGTTGATATCAGCAGCTTAACACACCACATAAATGGTTAAGGAGGCAGATGAATATGGAGATATGGTTTATATGTGAATGTAAAATCTTACATTGTCCCACATCAAAGTCAGATACATACCTGAGTGATCTTCTATCATAAAAAGCCAAGCCTATTACATGGAGTCATGAATTGGTGCTAGGACAAGCAATGCTGGCAAATATGGATTGATGAAACATCTCAACAGTAGccttatacatgtatatttcatcacaaatttctttctttaactagGAAGAGGTAGCCTTTTACATCATGAATCTCATTCTGTACACATTCTTTTCCTCCATGGTTTGGAATCCAAAGAACAAGCCATCATCAGTGTCATCACATtggcaatatatacatatatgccttaAGCACTTCGACTAAATTATCCTCCAGGGAAACCTTACTGAACACTCTCTGAATTTATTGGCTTGTGAGCGACTAGTGGATGAACTCCCAGAGACATTTCAAAGATGTCAAAGGAAAACACTATTACAGTTAGAAATTACAGTTTGTTGCCTCAGAagatcactttttttaaaaaacttcccAGATATACCCAAGGTTCTTTCATTAACACATTTCATTAGCCCTACCTTTGTCACTGAATTACCTGTTTTTATCatactccctttccttcccttcccatgcCCAAAAGTTTATGAGAATTTCAGAAATTCTACTGTATATTCCACTTATCCTCATGATGATTTCTTTTAGGTGATGGGCATTAGGGAAAGAGGGGTTATAGAATATGCACAACACAGATTGTTCTTAATATTTGAGTTgtcctcattaaatatttaactcATATAGAGACACAATTGAGTATTTTAAAGGTAATCATAATTTTACCCCTCACAAATCTGACTGAGATTCTTGCTAACCTGGACAGATTGCTCACTGGATTGCCGATGAGGACTTtatcataaaattaaatttatttttttgtcttcatcttcCTAAATCTGACACAGTTGAATACCTCTCTTGTCTAATATTTTCCCTGCTTTATTTCTACAACAACaccccattctctttctcctttgctttctcaCACTATCATCCTTTATACCTTTTTGGACTCAGCTTATCTTCCATGCCCTGACACCTTAAAGTCAATGTTTCTCAAAGCTCCCATCTCATTTCACCATGCTTTATGCTATCTTACTTCTCAATATCATTTTCCTCATTACATCCACATGTCAGTTTTTTGCAGATGAACTCTATCCTACTATCTACTACTAACTATCTATTAACATCAAACATGACTTTTTATTTGGCTATAaaacatttccaattttttttatataactGGCAAATCTAAGTCAAATTGTCCAAAATGCAGGTTATCTTTCGTCCCAAATTTATACCTGAAAAAAAGTCAATCAATGATACCATTTTTATTCCATGGATccataattgaaaaaaaacagttaatgacagtttcttcatctttctttcttattcattctACTTCTGAAATGTCTCTCATATTCATGCCCTCCTATTCCCACTTTGGCTACCAGAACAGTGGCCTTCTTTATAGATGATTGGAACAACCTCTTGAAAAGCCATCTTGTCTCCAATATAATCCTATTTTACTCCTGCAAACAATCTTACACATAATTTATAAAGGTATCTTCATAGTAGAAAAATTTTATCATGTCACCCACCTACAGTTCAATGGATACGGACCTGACGGACCATACCTTTAAAGACTTGTATCACCCTTCCAGAAAAGGAGTCTATATTTTAGGCAAACTAGACTACTCACAATCCATATATTTCCATCCTCCCATTATTTCTTATCCCCATAGTGtccttctccatcattttttcctAAGAAGTTTTTTGTACCCTCAAGGCAGATTTCAAATATTGTGTTTATGATGGTATCTTTGATGATGCCATCAGAAATTGTGTTTCTTTCTTCACTTCTTATATTACACACTAATTTTTTATAATGTTATTCATAGTCTTCTGAAATGTAGCTATTGTAAATgtaataattatttcttttttttcttctatcctcCTTTAGTGAGGGAAGGGTATAATCAGGGAACTcagaaaaatagaatttatttcttACCAGTACAATTGATTTACTCATAGAAATTTGGAGGCAAGTAAAAGACATACTGAGAGGTCAAATTCCCAAAACAAgtgtaagctttttttttcttttagagctTTATTATTTGAATGTCTCTACATAAAACTTAAGGAATTAGATGGCATCCATGTAGCAAGGAATAAACACTATCCTGGTGTTCTTTTCAAAATGGGAGTcaatagtctttttttaaaaaaatgcataacatgtctgcacatatataatctatattatattgtttgccttctcagtgagggagtagggagggaatgagagaatttgaaactcaaatttttgaAGACTTTTAAGAAGTATTTTTACAAGTAGTtgtaaaaagtaaatattttcaaataaaaaatgcaGGAAGccataaataattggagaaatatacTCCTAACTAGGTTATGCTATAATTGTAATCTCAGTCTGATTCTTACTAGCCTACACAAACTGCTCTTGGACATTAaaacctaaattagtttacttatccAGTGACACAGAGATCTAACTACCCTATGTGAATTTATAatctaaacaaaacaataacaaaagtatTTGGTTAAGGTTGAAGTTGagaatctcaaaaaaaaagcaacattgAGAAATGAGGTGGTTTCGAATGAGCAGATCTCAAATGATATTACAAATAATCACCAAATCTATTTGGtgttggttaaaaaaaacctagaaaagttGAATAATGAAACAGATTAGGTGCTAAGTATACAGAAACACAGGAACTCAGTATTATAATATTTGATGAAATGAAAGTCTTTAATTGCTGTAGTAGGGGCTAAATATTCAATAAAGAAATTTCTGGGTAAGC
Proteins encoded in this window:
- the LOC118855010 gene encoding LOW QUALITY PROTEIN: olfactory receptor 4P4-like (The sequence of the model RefSeq protein was modified relative to this genomic sequence to represent the inferred CDS: deleted 1 base in 1 codon), whose protein sequence is MIFSPRRFISYSKGIKMQTNVTEFVFVGLFMNREMKILSFIFFLLCYFAILLGNSIVLITISYSYLIQQPMYYFLCHLSLMDLGYTSTIIPRLIRDLVAKRKNISYNSCMTQLFSIHLLGGVEIFILVSMAFDRYIAICKPLHYLIIMNRKKCNLFILLAWVVAFWHSIAQLLTILSLPFCGPNQIDHYICDVKALLQLVCTDTKIVSSLVIANTGMVALVTFLVLVSSYIAIFYNLRTCSSEGRGKALSTCGSHIMVVFLFFVPCISTYVPPPRAGNSDKEFSIFYTVMAPMLNPLIYTLRNSEMKNAMQKVWSRKKSLLFNLNM